A single window of Desulfovibrio desulfuricans DNA harbors:
- a CDS encoding HpcH/HpaI aldolase family protein: MTVHEIRARLAADKATVGTWLQLPSPDVAELMARAGYDWVAVDMEHGSFGRTGLPDVFRAIECGGAAPFARLGEASKTQIKAALEAGAQGLIFPMIESRAQLDRAIDLSVYTGQDTWRAAGETAPEYRGVGYCRANVFGKNFDEYRASRAPEIFLVAQIEHIRAVENLEAILAHPRLDAIMVGPYDLSGSMGLTGQFDHPDFKAAMARIAQGCAKAGARMGLHIVQPDPAELARQIAAGSRFIAYGIDSVFLWRAAERPNSGE; encoded by the coding sequence ATGACTGTACATGAAATTCGCGCTCGGCTGGCGGCAGACAAGGCCACAGTTGGCACATGGCTGCAATTGCCCTCGCCTGACGTGGCCGAGCTTATGGCCCGCGCCGGTTATGACTGGGTTGCTGTTGATATGGAACACGGCTCTTTTGGCCGCACCGGGCTGCCGGATGTTTTCCGCGCCATCGAATGCGGCGGCGCGGCGCCTTTCGCGCGCCTTGGCGAAGCCAGCAAAACCCAGATCAAGGCCGCGCTGGAAGCCGGGGCTCAGGGGCTTATCTTCCCCATGATTGAAAGCCGCGCGCAGCTTGACCGGGCCATTGATCTTTCAGTGTACACGGGGCAGGACACCTGGCGAGCTGCGGGTGAAACCGCGCCCGAATACCGCGGCGTGGGCTACTGCCGGGCCAACGTGTTTGGCAAAAATTTTGACGAGTACCGCGCCAGCCGCGCGCCCGAGATATTTTTGGTGGCCCAGATCGAGCACATCCGTGCAGTAGAAAATCTGGAGGCCATTCTGGCGCATCCCCGTCTGGATGCCATCATGGTCGGCCCTTACGATCTTTCGGGTTCCATGGGGCTTACGGGCCAGTTTGACCACCCGGATTTCAAAGCTGCCATGGCGCGGATTGCCCAAGGTTGCGCCAAGGCAGGCGCTCGCATGGGCCTGCACATTGTGCAGCCTGACCCAGCGGAGCTTGCGCGGCAGATTGCCGCAGGCAGCCGTTTTATCGCTTATGGCATTGATTCGGTCTTTTTGTGGCGGGCGGCTGAACGCCCCAATTCGGGAGAATAA
- a CDS encoding NAD-dependent epimerase/dehydratase family protein — protein sequence MNITVFGGSGFLGSHICDKLSEAGHAVTIVDLHPSPFLRPDQTMLAGNILDEETVNRAVAGADMVFNYAGIADIGEANNRPVDTARINVLGNVMVLEACRKAGVKRYVFASSLYVYGKSGGFYRCSKQACELYIENYQAMHNLPYTILRYGSLYGPRSDRRNAINRFVYEALANGAITYYGAPTALREYVHVDDASAATLAVLDPEFENQNIIISGNQPMRVGDLFKMIGEMLGKELTINYQNDPNSGHYQVTPYAFMPKVGRKLVPPLTVDLGQGILRVMEEEHKELHPELASEGGYLVSTDD from the coding sequence GTGAATATTACCGTCTTTGGCGGGTCCGGTTTTCTGGGCTCGCATATCTGCGACAAGCTTTCTGAAGCCGGGCATGCGGTCACCATTGTTGACCTGCATCCCTCGCCATTTCTGCGGCCCGACCAGACAATGCTTGCAGGCAATATTCTGGATGAAGAAACCGTCAACCGCGCCGTTGCCGGTGCGGATATGGTCTTCAACTATGCTGGCATTGCCGACATCGGCGAGGCCAACAACCGCCCGGTGGATACTGCGCGCATCAACGTGCTGGGCAACGTCATGGTGCTTGAGGCCTGCCGCAAGGCTGGCGTAAAGCGCTATGTTTTTGCCAGTTCCCTGTACGTGTACGGAAAGTCCGGCGGTTTTTACCGTTGCAGCAAACAGGCCTGCGAACTGTATATCGAAAACTATCAGGCCATGCACAACCTGCCGTACACCATCCTGCGTTACGGCTCGCTGTACGGCCCGCGTTCCGACCGCCGCAACGCCATCAACAGGTTTGTTTACGAGGCGCTTGCCAACGGCGCCATCACCTACTACGGCGCGCCCACGGCCCTGCGCGAATACGTGCACGTGGACGATGCCTCGGCAGCCACCCTGGCCGTGCTTGATCCCGAGTTTGAAAACCAGAACATCATCATCTCTGGCAACCAGCCCATGCGCGTGGGTGATCTGTTCAAGATGATCGGTGAAATGCTCGGCAAGGAACTGACCATCAATTATCAGAATGATCCCAACAGCGGGCATTATCAGGTCACGCCTTATGCCTTTATGCCCAAGGTGGGCCGCAAGCTGGTGCCGCCGCTGACCGTTGATCTGGGGCAGGGCATCCTGCGCGTGATGGAAGAGGAACACAAGGAGCTGCACCCTGAACTGGCGTCTGAGGGCGGGTACCTCGTATCCACTGACGACTAG
- a CDS encoding 3-deoxy-manno-octulosonate cytidylyltransferase produces the protein MNIIAIIPARMGSSRYPGKPLALIHNVPMVGHVAFRTAMSKCLSATYVATCDEIIENYCKDAGLKSVMTGDHHVRCSTRTAEALLKIEAATGQKADIVVMVQGDEPMVRPEMIDAAVAPMLADPSINVVNLMADMDTLEEFEDPNEVKVVVDHFNNALYFSREPIPSRKKGSDKVPMRKQVCIIPFRRDYLLHFNEMPESPLEIYESVDMMRILEHGEKVHMVPTDCRSWSVDTPEDLARVARLMEGDDLMKEYRK, from the coding sequence ATGAACATCATTGCCATCATTCCCGCGCGTATGGGGTCCAGCCGTTACCCCGGCAAACCGCTCGCCCTTATCCACAACGTTCCCATGGTAGGGCATGTGGCCTTTCGCACGGCCATGAGCAAGTGCCTTTCCGCCACCTATGTGGCCACCTGCGACGAGATCATTGAAAATTACTGCAAGGACGCCGGACTCAAGAGCGTCATGACGGGCGACCATCACGTGCGCTGCTCAACGCGTACCGCAGAAGCCCTGCTGAAGATCGAAGCCGCCACCGGGCAGAAGGCCGATATCGTGGTCATGGTGCAGGGCGATGAACCCATGGTGCGCCCCGAAATGATCGATGCCGCCGTGGCCCCTATGCTGGCTGATCCTTCCATCAACGTGGTCAACCTCATGGCCGATATGGATACCCTTGAGGAATTTGAAGATCCCAACGAAGTCAAGGTCGTTGTGGACCACTTCAACAATGCGCTCTATTTCTCGCGCGAGCCCATTCCTTCGCGCAAAAAGGGGTCGGACAAGGTGCCCATGCGCAAGCAGGTCTGCATCATTCCCTTCCGCCGCGACTATCTGCTGCATTTCAACGAAATGCCCGAAAGCCCGCTGGAAATTTATGAATCCGTGGACATGATGCGCATCCTCGAACACGGCGAAAAGGTGCACATGGTGCCCACCGACTGCCGTTCGTGGAGCGTGGACACCCCTGAAGATCTGGCCCGCGTGGCCCGCCTCATGGAAGGCGATGATCTTATGAAGGAATACCGCAAGTAA
- a CDS encoding acyltransferase — protein sequence MAGEFNSAPEQGDKAADGSTSASAVGAQTHGAAAETSAPAGQSAQSEAKAAQPKPHAGPGLFSRVSAALEELWLASFAWIPTPVGLALRLFAWRWLFKSCGSARFGTGLSLAGCRNMRIGNGVRMGRGCFVTASDGELVLHDCVALSPNVHVGADAGRIEIGAHTAVGPGTVIRAANHCIARQDVPIMHQGHVPGQIIIEEDVWIGANCVVTPDVRIGRGAVVGAGAVVTRNVAPFSIVGGVPAKLIGMRGQGGQKHWD from the coding sequence ATGGCGGGCGAGTTTAATTCCGCCCCCGAGCAAGGGGACAAGGCCGCTGACGGTTCAACAAGCGCAAGCGCCGTGGGAGCACAGACCCACGGCGCTGCCGCCGAAACCTCGGCACCGGCAGGGCAGTCTGCCCAGTCCGAAGCCAAGGCCGCCCAGCCAAAGCCGCATGCAGGGCCCGGGTTGTTCAGCCGGGTGTCGGCGGCGCTTGAAGAATTATGGCTGGCCAGCTTTGCCTGGATCCCCACGCCGGTGGGTCTTGCCTTGCGCCTGTTTGCCTGGCGGTGGCTTTTCAAAAGTTGCGGTTCGGCGCGTTTTGGCACTGGCCTGAGCCTTGCGGGCTGCCGCAACATGCGCATTGGCAACGGTGTGCGCATGGGGCGCGGCTGTTTTGTTACCGCCTCTGACGGCGAGCTTGTGCTGCACGACTGCGTGGCCCTCTCGCCCAATGTGCATGTGGGGGCAGATGCGGGCCGCATAGAAATCGGGGCGCATACCGCCGTGGGGCCAGGAACGGTTATCCGCGCGGCCAACCACTGCATTGCGCGGCAAGATGTGCCAATCATGCATCAGGGACATGTTCCCGGCCAGATTATTATTGAAGAAGACGTGTGGATTGGCGCCAACTGCGTCGTTACGCCAGATGTGCGCATTGGCCGCGGGGCTGTGGTGGGCGCTGGCGCTGTGGTTACGCGCAATGTGGCCCCCTTCAGTATTGTGGGCGGCGTTCCGGCCAAGCTTATAGGCATGCGTGGGCAGGGCGGTCAGAAGCACTGGGATTAA
- a CDS encoding HAD family hydrolase yields MSLQCLVFDCDGVILDSVPVKTRAFGRLMEPFGPEARDRFLMYHKVHGGVSRYKKFEWFYEEVLGKTITPEESEGLGNRFAEYVLDELRRCELIPGIQETLDSWRGKLPMFVCSGAPHEEVLAVLRERKLDGYFDAIHGSPPAKAVLLAQIVNTQKLDPADVLMVGDAPTDRDAAETVGTLFYGVGPELKGGSFPWGEDLTGLNSWIAARA; encoded by the coding sequence ATGTCACTGCAATGCCTTGTTTTTGACTGCGATGGCGTCATTCTTGACAGCGTGCCCGTGAAAACACGGGCCTTTGGCCGTCTGATGGAACCGTTTGGCCCCGAGGCGCGCGACCGCTTTTTGATGTACCACAAGGTGCACGGCGGCGTGAGCCGTTACAAGAAGTTTGAGTGGTTTTATGAAGAGGTGCTGGGCAAGACCATAACCCCTGAGGAATCAGAGGGACTTGGCAACCGCTTTGCCGAATATGTGCTGGACGAACTGCGCCGTTGCGAGCTGATACCCGGCATTCAGGAAACGCTTGATTCCTGGCGCGGCAAGCTGCCCATGTTTGTCTGCTCCGGCGCGCCGCACGAAGAAGTGCTGGCCGTGCTGCGCGAGCGCAAGCTGGATGGCTATTTTGACGCCATCCACGGCTCCCCGCCAGCCAAGGCAGTGCTGCTGGCGCAGATTGTGAACACGCAGAAGCTTGACCCCGCCGATGTGCTCATGGTGGGCGACGCCCCCACGGACAGGGACGCAGCCGAAACCGTGGGTACGCTGTTTTACGGCGTGGGGCCGGAACTCAAGGGCGGCTCGTTCCCCTGGGGCGAAGACCTCACGGGCCTGAACTCCTGGATAGCTGCCCGCGCCTAG
- a CDS encoding methyl-accepting chemotaxis protein: MRLSIKLVFLAVLLTAFSIIIGFFSVAGMSSINKDVKDISENWLPTIKVAGEINSMVNEYRRNELVHILTTDESLMRQYENKIQNLTGSINEKVKEYEKLISEPEEKVAFPKFLAAWKTYTENHAKVEALSKSNNTEEAVKLVLGPARAQYVEALDQLKVIIDINNKGSKASAADAETSYKRGKLLTISLIIAVMLAATAISILIIRGVTKQLGEDPGYLHHVASEIAAGQLDLAFKPYSGDGGVYGVLIKMVGNLKAKIAEADSKSQQAAQQAKAAQEATALAEEATRRAERAKAEGMLQAAQQLEGIVQIVSSASEALSEQIVQSSRGADEQSGRVRETATAMEEMNATVLEVAKNAQQAADVSHQTREQAVEGSQILDDAVKGIESVHTQSIAIKEDMDALGKQAESIGQIMGVIADIADQTNLLALNAAIEAARAGDAGRGFAVVADEVRKLAEKTMSATQEVGQAITGIQAGTRKNIQNVEQVAVTIESATTMSVRSGESLKKILELVHLVNDQVQSIATASEQQSAASEEINQSVEQVATISVQTAQAMEQASGAVADLTQQAQSLQRVIEKMKNQA; the protein is encoded by the coding sequence ATGAGGCTTTCGATAAAGCTCGTGTTTCTTGCAGTGTTATTAACGGCATTTTCGATAATTATTGGATTTTTTTCTGTTGCTGGGATGTCTTCTATAAATAAAGACGTCAAGGATATTTCTGAAAACTGGCTTCCAACAATCAAGGTTGCTGGTGAAATTAATAGCATGGTGAATGAATACAGGCGCAATGAGCTGGTTCACATTCTCACAACAGATGAATCATTGATGCGTCAGTATGAAAACAAGATACAGAATTTGACCGGCAGTATTAATGAAAAAGTTAAAGAATATGAAAAACTAATCTCTGAGCCTGAAGAAAAAGTTGCATTCCCCAAGTTTCTTGCGGCATGGAAGACCTACACGGAAAATCACGCGAAGGTTGAGGCCCTATCCAAAAGCAACAATACCGAAGAAGCCGTCAAGTTGGTGCTTGGCCCGGCCAGAGCGCAGTATGTTGAAGCCCTTGATCAGCTAAAAGTTATTATTGATATCAATAACAAGGGGAGCAAGGCTTCAGCTGCTGACGCGGAAACTTCATACAAACGAGGGAAGCTGCTTACGATCTCGTTGATAATTGCGGTAATGCTCGCTGCCACAGCTATTTCCATTTTGATTATCAGGGGTGTGACGAAGCAGCTTGGCGAGGATCCCGGTTATTTGCATCACGTGGCATCGGAAATAGCCGCCGGTCAGCTTGATCTGGCATTCAAGCCGTATTCCGGCGATGGCGGCGTTTACGGTGTGCTCATAAAAATGGTTGGCAACCTCAAAGCCAAAATTGCCGAAGCAGACAGCAAATCGCAGCAGGCCGCGCAACAGGCTAAAGCCGCGCAGGAAGCAACCGCTCTTGCCGAGGAGGCAACTCGCCGGGCAGAGCGGGCCAAGGCGGAAGGCATGCTCCAGGCTGCCCAGCAGCTTGAAGGGATTGTGCAGATCGTGTCGTCCGCGTCAGAAGCGCTTTCTGAACAGATTGTGCAGTCCAGCCGGGGGGCTGACGAGCAGTCTGGCCGTGTGCGTGAAACCGCAACGGCCATGGAGGAAATGAACGCCACTGTGCTGGAAGTGGCCAAGAATGCCCAGCAGGCAGCGGATGTTTCGCATCAGACCAGGGAACAGGCCGTGGAAGGCTCGCAGATACTCGACGATGCTGTTAAGGGCATTGAATCCGTCCACACGCAGTCCATTGCCATCAAGGAAGATATGGATGCTCTGGGCAAGCAGGCGGAGAGCATCGGCCAGATTATGGGGGTCATTGCCGACATCGCCGACCAGACCAACCTGCTGGCGCTGAACGCCGCCATTGAGGCCGCTCGCGCGGGTGATGCTGGCAGAGGTTTTGCCGTCGTTGCGGATGAAGTGCGCAAACTGGCGGAAAAAACCATGTCTGCCACGCAAGAAGTGGGTCAGGCCATTACGGGCATTCAGGCTGGCACCCGCAAGAATATCCAGAATGTCGAGCAGGTTGCCGTGACTATTGAAAGTGCAACCACCATGTCGGTACGTTCCGGCGAATCGCTCAAGAAAATCCTTGAGCTCGTCCATCTGGTCAACGATCAGGTTCAGTCCATTGCTACCGCCAGCGAGCAGCAATCCGCCGCCAGCGAAGAGATCAATCAGTCTGTTGAGCAGGTGGCGACAATTTCTGTCCAAACCGCTCAAGCTATGGAGCAGGCTTCCGGTGCTGTTGCAGACCTGACGCAACAGGCTCAGTCACTCCAGCGGGTTATAGAAAAAATGAAAAATCAGGCTTAG
- the truA gene encoding tRNA pseudouridine(38-40) synthase TruA, translated as MRLKLLIAYVGTCYSGWQIQEKPSPPPTVQGEMEKALRTITGQNIRAHGSGRTDSGVHAHGQVVHCDVPDARANMDWRRSLNAVLPRDIRVLEAMQAAPDFHARKDALRKTYAYQFWLEQTFMPPQLTPFVWKCGPMNIEAMRAALPHLTGLHDFAALRNVGTDVESTERTVLQTELHAMPPCEFYPPHAPMLRFIVTADGFLKQMVRNMAGLLAACGQGKVQPKDIPALLATRDRRDVPSVTAPPQGLALVNVVYPEA; from the coding sequence ATGCGCCTCAAGCTTTTGATCGCCTATGTGGGCACCTGCTACAGCGGCTGGCAGATACAGGAAAAGCCGAGCCCGCCGCCCACAGTTCAGGGCGAGATGGAAAAGGCCCTGCGCACCATCACAGGGCAGAACATACGCGCCCACGGCTCGGGCCGCACCGATTCCGGCGTGCATGCCCACGGGCAGGTTGTGCACTGCGATGTGCCCGATGCGCGGGCCAACATGGACTGGCGGCGCAGCCTCAACGCTGTTTTGCCCCGCGACATCCGCGTGCTGGAAGCCATGCAGGCCGCGCCGGACTTCCACGCACGCAAGGATGCCCTGCGCAAAACTTACGCCTATCAGTTCTGGCTGGAACAGACCTTTATGCCGCCGCAACTGACACCCTTTGTGTGGAAATGCGGCCCCATGAATATTGAGGCCATGCGCGCCGCCCTGCCCCACCTGACGGGCCTGCACGACTTTGCCGCGCTACGCAATGTGGGTACGGATGTGGAAAGCACAGAGCGCACGGTGCTGCAAACCGAGCTGCACGCAATGCCCCCCTGCGAATTTTATCCGCCGCACGCGCCCATGCTGCGCTTTATTGTGACTGCCGATGGCTTTCTCAAGCAGATGGTGCGCAATATGGCGGGCTTGCTGGCTGCCTGCGGCCAAGGCAAGGTGCAGCCAAAGGATATCCCCGCCCTGCTTGCCACACGCGACCGCCGGGATGTGCCCTCCGTCACCGCGCCGCCGCAAGGGCTGGCACTGGTGAACGTGGTGTACCCCGAGGCCTGA
- a CDS encoding MotE family protein, translating to MKLTILGLLLLDVPVPSWLGGSPKDATVAVNEPRNGQEQAETVAPVADAAPSGLAQSVSSTLSSMGSALDSVVDNIKDKTEKSQSDPQGSAAARMAAAVKPHADQTTSVTDAALPAPLIRATASGGAPETAAASKAPSQTFSPNFPEPQALPAPQAEPGTSAPSGSLIVSARPNRASESEWLDALGLSNLPIPGLGSVQAAHAAALDMPVPQTPTGGQSPFAPAEQTAPLTIPGAPPIPANIPRGQGTDGAPLPPRGAAGNSDGFLPPLPQGQSSGTLPVPTVQQPQGAYSNDPNTKAQELARQQQDILVLRQQMDQRLKDIQETEKKMQDMIREARGIENEKVHRLVLTYSMMKPKAAAKALESMDERVAIRILSGMSPKQSGEILTYVSPAKTAKLTELITRMRIPD from the coding sequence ATGAAGCTTACCATCCTCGGCCTGTTGCTGCTGGATGTGCCCGTGCCCTCCTGGCTTGGCGGATCGCCCAAGGATGCCACGGTAGCCGTGAACGAGCCGCGCAATGGGCAGGAGCAGGCTGAAACCGTGGCTCCTGTTGCTGATGCGGCCCCCTCTGGTCTGGCGCAAAGCGTCAGTTCTACACTTTCGTCCATGGGTTCGGCCCTTGATTCTGTTGTAGACAACATCAAGGACAAAACTGAAAAGAGCCAGAGCGACCCGCAAGGTTCTGCCGCCGCCCGCATGGCCGCAGCGGTCAAACCCCATGCTGATCAAACCACCAGCGTGACCGATGCCGCCCTGCCCGCACCGCTTATCCGTGCAACGGCCTCAGGCGGCGCACCTGAAACTGCGGCGGCTTCCAAGGCTCCCAGCCAGACATTTTCTCCAAATTTTCCCGAACCGCAGGCCCTGCCTGCCCCACAGGCGGAACCGGGCACATCCGCCCCTTCCGGTAGCCTGATTGTTTCTGCCAGACCCAACCGCGCCAGCGAATCCGAATGGCTGGACGCCCTGGGCCTGAGCAATCTGCCCATCCCCGGCCTTGGCAGCGTACAGGCCGCACACGCGGCAGCGCTGGACATGCCTGTTCCCCAGACGCCCACTGGCGGGCAATCGCCCTTTGCTCCCGCAGAGCAAACCGCCCCGCTGACCATACCCGGCGCCCCCCCCATACCGGCAAACATTCCGCGCGGTCAGGGCACGGACGGCGCACCTTTGCCGCCGCGCGGCGCGGCAGGCAACAGCGACGGCTTTTTGCCCCCCTTGCCGCAGGGGCAAAGCTCGGGCACACTGCCCGTCCCCACGGTGCAGCAGCCTCAGGGCGCGTATTCCAACGACCCCAACACCAAGGCCCAGGAACTGGCGCGCCAGCAGCAGGATATTCTTGTGCTGCGCCAGCAGATGGATCAGCGCCTCAAGGACATTCAGGAAACTGAAAAGAAAATGCAGGACATGATCCGCGAGGCCAGGGGCATTGAAAACGAAAAAGTTCACCGGCTGGTTCTCACCTATTCCATGATGAAACCCAAAGCAGCCGCCAAGGCTCTGGAAAGCATGGACGAACGTGTGGCCATCCGCATTCTTTCCGGCATGTCGCCCAAGCAGTCAGGCGAAATCCTCACCTACGTTTCCCCGGCCAAGACAGCCAAGCTTACGGAGCTTATCACCCGCATGAGGATACCTGATTAA
- the fliJ gene encoding flagellar export protein FliJ codes for MPFRFKLQKILDYREQLEEEAKVDLANKQKLLEEARALFERLKAELRQTEDRLFESALVPQAERWLLEQYVKGLRGDVANAALQTRMHEQLVDEARKLLAARAIEKKLLEKLKERQNQQYIREEQLKEQRVNDETATLRYKAPAL; via the coding sequence GTGCCTTTTCGTTTCAAGTTACAGAAAATACTCGACTACCGGGAACAGCTTGAAGAAGAAGCCAAGGTTGATCTGGCCAACAAGCAGAAACTCCTGGAAGAAGCGCGCGCACTTTTTGAACGCCTGAAGGCTGAACTGCGACAGACCGAAGACCGTTTGTTTGAATCAGCCCTTGTGCCGCAGGCGGAACGCTGGCTGCTGGAGCAGTATGTAAAAGGATTGCGGGGCGATGTAGCCAATGCCGCCTTGCAGACCCGCATGCACGAACAGCTTGTTGACGAAGCCCGCAAACTGCTGGCTGCGCGCGCCATTGAAAAAAAACTGCTGGAAAAGCTCAAGGAACGCCAAAACCAGCAGTATATTCGTGAGGAACAACTGAAGGAGCAACGCGTCAATGACGAAACAGCCACACTCCGCTACAAAGCTCCGGCTCTCTAA
- the thiD gene encoding bifunctional hydroxymethylpyrimidine kinase/phosphomethylpyrimidine kinase, with protein sequence MHTPANILTIAGSDSGGGAGIQADLKTIMALGGYGMSVITALTAQNGLGVTGIHAPDADFVRLQLRTVLEGFSVKAAKTGMLFSAPIIRAVADELRNRDFPLVVDPVSVSQSGSRLLQEDAVTALVEEMLPGCDLLTPNRPEAEMLTGMSISSLEDAEAAGQKLLAMGARAVLIKGGHMESSIVVTDCLCVPGEQPKHLPQAKVETENNHGTGCTLSAAIATGLGRGLPLQVAVTRAQEFLNLALRKSYAPGKGCGPVNHAADLNIK encoded by the coding sequence ATGCATACCCCTGCCAACATCCTCACCATTGCCGGTTCTGATTCCGGCGGCGGCGCCGGCATTCAGGCTGACCTGAAAACAATCATGGCGCTCGGCGGTTACGGCATGAGCGTCATCACCGCCCTTACCGCGCAGAACGGATTGGGCGTTACAGGAATTCATGCGCCGGATGCCGATTTTGTGCGCTTGCAACTGCGCACGGTGCTTGAAGGTTTTTCCGTCAAGGCCGCAAAAACAGGCATGCTTTTTTCTGCCCCCATCATCCGCGCCGTTGCGGACGAACTGCGCAACCGCGACTTCCCCCTTGTGGTTGACCCTGTTTCCGTGAGCCAGAGCGGCAGCCGCCTGTTGCAGGAAGACGCCGTGACAGCACTGGTGGAAGAAATGCTGCCCGGCTGCGACCTGCTGACCCCCAACCGCCCCGAGGCGGAAATGCTCACCGGCATGAGCATCAGCAGCCTTGAAGACGCAGAGGCCGCAGGCCAGAAGCTGCTTGCCATGGGTGCGCGCGCAGTGCTCATCAAGGGCGGGCACATGGAAAGCTCCATCGTTGTTACAGACTGCCTGTGCGTGCCCGGCGAACAGCCCAAACACCTCCCTCAGGCCAAGGTGGAGACGGAAAACAACCACGGCACGGGCTGCACGCTTTCTGCCGCCATCGCCACAGGGCTTGGGCGTGGTTTGCCCCTACAGGTTGCTGTAACCCGGGCGCAGGAATTTCTTAATCTTGCCCTGCGTAAAAGCTATGCCCCCGGCAAGGGCTGCGGCCCGGTAAACCACGCTGCGGATTTAAACATCAAATAG
- a CDS encoding bifunctional adenosylcobinamide kinase/adenosylcobinamide-phosphate guanylyltransferase, whose product MGAAVLFVGGTRSGKSGLAQRWAEAQAPQRLYLATGRADDEEMAARIARHKQERGQGWHCLEEPLDPAGALASQMSAAQPDGKGPGVVLFDCVSLWVANLMAADMTERDILDRVEALAASIEAYPLPLALVSVEAGLGMVAMSSLGRRFQDTLGLANQALARVCGTVLFVSCGLPLVLKGQLPEEIC is encoded by the coding sequence ATGGGCGCAGCAGTTCTTTTTGTTGGCGGCACACGCAGCGGCAAAAGCGGTCTGGCACAGCGCTGGGCCGAGGCGCAAGCCCCGCAGCGGCTATATCTGGCCACGGGCCGCGCGGACGATGAAGAAATGGCGGCGCGTATTGCCCGGCACAAGCAGGAGCGCGGTCAGGGCTGGCATTGCCTTGAAGAGCCGCTTGACCCGGCTGGCGCTCTGGCATCGCAGATGTCTGCGGCCCAGCCCGACGGCAAGGGGCCGGGGGTTGTGCTGTTTGACTGCGTGAGCCTGTGGGTAGCCAATCTTATGGCTGCGGACATGACGGAAAGGGATATTCTTGACCGCGTGGAGGCTCTGGCCGCCAGCATTGAGGCCTATCCCCTGCCGCTGGCGCTGGTGAGCGTGGAGGCTGGCCTTGGCATGGTTGCCATGTCGAGCCTCGGACGTCGTTTTCAGGATACGCTGGGCCTTGCCAATCAGGCGCTGGCCCGCGTGTGCGGCACGGTACTTTTTGTAAGCTGCGGTCTGCCCCTTGTGCTCAAGGGCCAGTTGCCGGAGGAAATATGCTGA